CAACAAAGCATGAATTTGTGCTAAAATAGCCAAGAGACGTTCTGTGGGCAGTACTAACGCATTGCCGTCTCCCAAGAAGACGCGGTGAATCTGAGCAGCATAGCGCTGGGCTTGCTGCAGTTGGGCCTCGATTTCCTCTTGAGGACGCATGCGGAAAGAAACGCTGCGATACATATTGCAATAGGTGCAGGCATTGTGGGAGCAGCCGATGGTGACTCGGAGAATCAAGCTGTCGGCTTCGCTGGGGGGACGGAAAACAGGGCCTTCTGCAGTATCAAAATACATGAATATTCCTCCCGGAAAATAGTATTGTTAGTTTAGGAGATGCAGTAGATGAGAAAAAAAGTTTTTACTTACCTGAAAACAAGCGTGATGGCGGTTACGGCCAGCCTGTTTCTGCTTTTGCCGGTTGGCGTGCAAGCGCAGGCTGCCTTTAAGGGGATTCCGGTGCTGCTGTACCATTATGTGGGCGCAGAAGCTCCGGATTATCCATATTTGAATGTGGAGACGCCGGAATTTTCCCGGCAAATGAAGGAGTTGCGGGAGCGGGGTTATCAGAGTATTTCCTTGGCTGTGTTTACTGCGTACATGAAGGGCGAGCCGGTTAAATTGCCGGAAAAGCCGGTCTTGATCACCTTTGACGATGGCTATGAGGATAACTATACCCAGGCATTCCCTGTGCTCAAGCAGGAAGGGTTTCGTGCGACGATCTTTATGGTGCAAAGTAATTTTAATCGCAAAAATCGTTTGTCGGTACAACAGATTCAGGAGATGGAGCAGGCAGGCATCGAAATTGGCTCCCATACGCGCAGCCATCCCAATCTAACAAAATTAGCAGCGACCGAACTAGAGAAGGAAGTGGCCCAAAGCCGCCGCGGCGTAGAGCGTCTGGCGGGGGAGTCGATTGATTATTTTGCCTATCCTGGCGGGTTTTACAATCTAGAAGTGTTGCGAAAGACGGAGCAGAGCGGTTATACTGGGGCGTTTACGGTGCTGCCCGGTGTCAACCGCCCAGATAAAGATAATCCGTATTTGCTGAGGCGTATTCCTGTTTTTAGCTATACAGATTTCGACGCGATACTGGACCGGCTGGAAACAACGGAAGACGCTTCCTTGCTGGATTATTTAGATTAGCGTTCTAAATCCAAAGTCATATCGTACCATTCGGCGCCTCCGTGGGTGGATTGCGAAAGACCGTTATTTACATAGCCGAAGGTTTCGTAATAGCTAAGCAGATGCTTTTTACAGGTAAGAATGACATGGCGTTGTCCCTGGCGTAGCGCTTCATTGATAAAATGGCGCATCAATTGCGCTGCGATGCCCTGGCGACGTCGTGTT
This genomic window from uncultured Anaeromusa sp. contains:
- a CDS encoding polysaccharide deacetylase family protein; translation: MRKKVFTYLKTSVMAVTASLFLLLPVGVQAQAAFKGIPVLLYHYVGAEAPDYPYLNVETPEFSRQMKELRERGYQSISLAVFTAYMKGEPVKLPEKPVLITFDDGYEDNYTQAFPVLKQEGFRATIFMVQSNFNRKNRLSVQQIQEMEQAGIEIGSHTRSHPNLTKLAATELEKEVAQSRRGVERLAGESIDYFAYPGGFYNLEVLRKTEQSGYTGAFTVLPGVNRPDKDNPYLLRRIPVFSYTDFDAILDRLETTEDASLLDYLD